The Mytilus edulis chromosome 12, xbMytEdul2.2, whole genome shotgun sequence genome contains a region encoding:
- the LOC139497696 gene encoding craniofacial development protein 2-like, whose translation MITETQDTLRNQHEDNTSAAQHGSRDMTLVDESPWEVHKLTPLCTPKDNILLGSWNVRTMYATGKTAEVEREMDRYNIEILALNEVRWLDSGKLTLQNGKVLLYSGRNDGLHQAGVGMMLSNRAKKALIEWKPITERLMYARFHTTTIKISVITVYAPTNDATDETKESFIEQLDRVIAGTPKHDILLVMGDFNAKVGINNEGHESIMGRHGIGRRNENGENLLDICQRNNLVITGTIFPHKDKHKITWISPNKKTENQIDHILVTRQHRTSILDTRAMRGADIGSDHELLKC comes from the coding sequence ATGATTACGGAAACCCAAGATACATTAAGAAATCAGCATGAGGATAACACCTCTGCTGCACAACATGGTTCAAGGGACATGACGCTGGTGGATGAAAGCCCATGGGAAGTCCACAAGCTGACACCCTTGTGTACACCAAAAGATAATATACTTCTAGGCAGTTGGAATGTAAGAACTATGTATGCCACAGGTAAAACTGCAGAAGTTGAAAGGGAAATGGACagatacaacatagaaatatTGGCCTTAAATGAAGTCAGATGGCTAGACAGTGGAAAGCTTACACTTCAAAATGGTAAAGTCTTATTATATTCAGGCAGGAATGATGGATTACATCAGGCAGGAGTTGGAATGATGCTGTCAAACCGAGCAAAAAAGGCACTGATTGAATGGAAGCCAATCACTGAGAGATTAATGTATGCCAGATTTCACACAACAACCATCAAAATAAGTGTCATCACTGTATATGCTCCAACCAACGATGCTACAGATGAAACAAAAGAAAGCTTTATAGAACAGCTAGATAGAGTCATAGCAGGAACACCTAAACATGACATCCTCTTAGTAATGGGAGACTTTAATGCAAAGGTTGGAATAAACAATGAAGGTCATGAGAGCATCATGGGAAGGCATGGAATAGGAAGAAGAAACGAAAATGGAGAAAACCTCCTTGATATTTGTCAAAGGAACAACTTAGTTATTACTGGCACTATCTTTCCACATAAAGACAAACATAAGATAACATGGATATCACCAAACaagaaaacagaaaatcaaatagaCCATATCCTTGTTACTAGACAACACAGAACATCAATACTGGACACAAGAGCAATGAGAGGAGCAGACATTGGCAGCGATCACGAACTCCTCAAATGCTAA
- the LOC139497695 gene encoding uncharacterized protein, translating to MDATRKRFDTTKLQRPEVRKAFSIELKNRFQLLDELEDIETFWEGVTKCYKETATKTLGFKERGHKPWITNESWKLVDERRQLKERTNNSRSERVKNSLNAKYSDKDKEVKKSMRNDKRQWTDNLIEEAEKAASNGMMKTVYEVTRTICNEKQKPPQVIKDKSGNLLSTHEKKLKRWKEHFQEVLNRPEPEIALNINLDYEIEERENDTGPIRKWKLQKP from the coding sequence ATGGATGCTACAAGGAAGAGATTTGATACCACCAAACTGCAACGTCCTGAAGTAAGAAAAGCATTTTCAATCGAGCTTAAGAACAGGTTCCAACTCTTAGACGAACTAGAGGACATAGAAACATTCTGGGAAGGAGTAACAAAATGCTATAAAGAAACAGCAACTAAAACCTTAGGTTTCAAAGAGCGTGGGCATAAGCCCTGGATCACCAATGAGTCATGGAAACTTGTAGACGAGAGAAGACAACTAAAGGAAAGAACAAACAACAGTAGATCAGAAAGAGTCAAGAACAGTTTAAATGCCAAGTATAGCGACAAAGACAAGGAGGTAAAGAAAAGTATGAGAAATGACAAAAGGCAATGGACAGACAACTTAATTGAAGAAGCAGAAAAAGCAGCAAGCAATGGTATGATGAAAACAGTATATGAGGTTACTAGAACAATTTGCAATGAAAAACAGAAACCACCTCAAGTCATCAAAGACAAGTCTGGAAATTTATTATCAACccatgaaaaaaaacttaaaagatgGAAAGAACACTTTCAAGAAGTCTTGAATAGGCCTGAACCAGAAATAGCACTTAACATCAATTTAGACTATGAAATCGAGGAAAGAGAGAATGATACTGGCCCAATCAGAAAGTGGAAATTACAAAAGCcttga